The Coffea arabica cultivar ET-39 chromosome 9e, Coffea Arabica ET-39 HiFi, whole genome shotgun sequence genome has a window encoding:
- the LOC140014672 gene encoding probable LRR receptor-like serine/threonine-protein kinase At3g47570, producing the protein MEVFTRTKPNSEMFGENLSLKSWITNSIPDGLAHVIDANLLKENDEYFVENRSCIASIMKVALDCTMESPRERSNIQDVLVALKKIKLQYISALHSRTT; encoded by the coding sequence ATGGAAGTCTTCACAAGAACAAAACCTAATAGTGAAATGTTTGGCGAAAACTTGAGCTTGAAGAGTTGGATAACTAATTCAATACCTGATGGATTAGCTCATGTAATCGATGCTAATTTGCTGAAGGAAAATGATGAATACTTTGTTGAAAACCGAAGTTGTATAGCCTCAATCATGAAAGTGGCTCTGGACTGCACGATGGAATCTCCAAGAGAGAGAAGCAACATACAAGATGTTCTTGTTGCGCTCAAAAAGATCAAGCTTCAGTACATAAGTGCCCTCCATTCAAGGACGACTTAA